Proteins encoded together in one Aureimonas sp. SA4125 window:
- a CDS encoding GntR family transcriptional regulator: protein MTETLRASMARGSIPAGTVILESHLATLFNSSRAPVRQALATLENEGLVGRFAGRGLVVGPGSSPSRIPITREMLVPTPTDGLLPDVDPADAIYYAVERDIILHSLFGRYRVNELALARTYDISRLAARNILLRAQGVGIVGKGEKSHWWIVPLNLDRMAALYELRAILEPVALGNAAARIPMALVDEVAERHRAAIMRFPEVDIATLDELEDDIHVKLLGHSTNPEIIEALKRGRALFVSTKHIQIALRRSALIDPFLDEHLTVVEAVREDRIDAAKQALHDHLRSSNAKSLRNLASFNETQKAEPVDYILT from the coding sequence ATGACGGAGACGCTTCGGGCGAGCATGGCCCGCGGAAGCATTCCCGCCGGAACCGTGATCCTGGAAAGCCACCTCGCGACTCTATTCAACTCCAGTCGCGCGCCCGTTCGGCAGGCGTTGGCGACCTTGGAGAACGAGGGACTCGTCGGCCGCTTCGCTGGACGGGGCCTGGTCGTTGGCCCAGGTTCTTCGCCATCGCGCATACCGATCACCAGGGAGATGCTGGTGCCGACACCGACCGATGGCCTATTGCCGGACGTCGACCCCGCCGACGCCATCTACTACGCGGTCGAGCGCGACATCATCCTGCACTCGCTGTTCGGTCGGTACCGCGTCAACGAACTGGCGCTCGCGCGCACGTACGACATCAGCCGCCTCGCCGCGCGCAACATTCTACTGCGGGCCCAAGGAGTCGGGATCGTCGGGAAGGGCGAGAAGTCGCACTGGTGGATCGTTCCGCTGAACCTCGATCGCATGGCGGCCCTTTACGAGCTTCGGGCGATTCTCGAGCCTGTAGCGCTCGGCAACGCGGCGGCGCGCATTCCTATGGCGCTCGTGGACGAGGTCGCCGAACGCCACCGTGCGGCAATCATGCGCTTTCCGGAGGTCGACATCGCGACGCTGGACGAGCTCGAGGACGACATCCATGTAAAACTGCTTGGGCACTCGACCAACCCAGAAATTATCGAGGCGTTGAAACGTGGCAGAGCGCTGTTCGTGTCGACCAAGCATATCCAGATTGCTCTACGCCGCTCGGCGCTGATCGACCCGTTTCTAGACGAACACCTTACGGTCGTGGAGGCAGTACGCGAGGATCGCATCGATGCCGCCAAGCAGGCACTCCATGACCACCTGCGGTCATCCAACGCAAAGTCTCTGCGAAATCTGGCGAGCTTCAACGAGACTCAGAAGGCCGAACCGGTCGACTACATCCTCACTTAG
- a CDS encoding amino acid ABC transporter permease: protein MSYVFDFSFLPDYYSELANGVWLTIWMTVISIIPGFALGTACAVGRLYGPRWVQRIVTVYVEGIRNTPLIIQVFWLFFGLAILGARIGPTNAAVIALVINVGAYTAEIMRAGFQSVHGGQLEAGSCLAMSRSQLFWNIQLPQAAERVYPALVSQFILMMLATSIMSQISAEELTGVAYQIQSFTFRGFEVYIVIAVLYLIMATALRFLLHGVANLAFPRLRRLRTPL, encoded by the coding sequence TTGTCTTACGTCTTTGATTTTAGCTTTCTACCGGACTATTACAGCGAACTCGCCAACGGCGTATGGCTGACAATTTGGATGACGGTCATCTCGATCATCCCCGGCTTCGCCCTTGGCACCGCCTGCGCGGTGGGTCGTCTATACGGGCCGCGATGGGTCCAGCGGATCGTCACGGTCTACGTCGAGGGCATCCGCAACACGCCCCTTATCATCCAGGTGTTCTGGCTTTTCTTCGGACTCGCCATTCTCGGCGCCCGGATCGGCCCGACGAACGCTGCCGTCATCGCCCTCGTCATCAACGTCGGCGCCTACACCGCCGAGATCATGCGGGCAGGCTTCCAGAGCGTGCACGGCGGCCAGCTTGAAGCAGGCTCCTGCCTTGCCATGAGCCGCAGCCAGCTCTTCTGGAACATCCAGCTCCCGCAGGCCGCAGAGCGCGTCTACCCGGCGCTCGTCAGCCAGTTCATTCTGATGATGCTCGCGACCTCGATCATGTCGCAGATCTCGGCCGAGGAATTGACGGGCGTCGCCTACCAGATCCAGTCCTTCACGTTCCGCGGGTTCGAGGTCTACATCGTCATCGCCGTGCTCTACCTGATCATGGCGACCGCCCTGCGCTTCCTGCTGCATGGCGTGGCGAACCTGGCTTTCCCGCGCCTTCGCCGTCTTCGGACGCCGCTGTGA
- a CDS encoding amino acid ABC transporter permease, producing the protein MFGLTIDQILYIFQGAIWTIVLSLLGFVGGTVLGLPLAMARAARKRWISRTASLYVQLVQGIPLPVLMFVVYFGMSIYGYNVSALVAAGMAMTLYSSAFLGEIWKGCLQSVPTTQWEAGECLALTSYQRFVFVILPQALRIAVPPTVGFMVQIVKNTSYSVVIGFIDLTYSAKVINNSTFNPFVVFTLAALIYFAICFPMSVFARRFERRLHRVPE; encoded by the coding sequence ATGTTCGGCCTGACGATCGACCAGATTCTCTACATCTTCCAGGGCGCCATTTGGACCATCGTCCTGTCTCTACTCGGCTTCGTTGGGGGCACGGTCCTCGGCCTTCCCCTCGCCATGGCCCGCGCCGCTCGCAAGCGCTGGATATCGCGTACCGCCAGCCTCTATGTACAGCTCGTCCAGGGCATCCCGCTCCCAGTACTCATGTTCGTGGTCTACTTCGGCATGAGCATCTACGGCTACAACGTGTCGGCACTGGTCGCCGCGGGCATGGCAATGACGCTCTACTCCAGCGCCTTCCTCGGCGAGATCTGGAAGGGCTGCCTCCAGTCGGTGCCGACGACCCAGTGGGAAGCCGGTGAATGCCTCGCGCTTACCTCGTACCAGCGTTTCGTCTTCGTCATCTTGCCGCAAGCACTGCGCATCGCCGTGCCGCCCACTGTCGGCTTCATGGTCCAAATTGTGAAGAACACGTCGTACTCGGTCGTCATCGGCTTCATCGACCTCACCTACTCGGCAAAGGTCATCAACAACTCGACGTTCAACCCCTTTGTCGTCTTCACGCTGGCCGCCCTCATCTACTTCGCGATCTGCTTCCCGATGTCGGTATTCGCCCGGCGGTTCGAGCGTCGCCTTCATCGAGTCCCGGAGTGA
- a CDS encoding altronate dehydratase family protein, whose protein sequence is MSAITASLPAIRLNAKDNVAVARSAITAGENAGGLLATTEVPAGHKLALGPIAKGSDVVKYGQVIGFATRDILSGEHVHLQNMAMHDSAVVHQFAADAQPTPLLPVSERRTFMGYKRSDGQVGTRNYIGIISSVNCSATVSKAIADHYNRGGGLAGFSNVDGVVALTHGTGCAINMKTEGYLYLTRVLSGYARNPNFAGILMIGLGCETNQISFITEKYGLEEGPFLRTMTIQNLGGTRKTVEAASAIIDGMLPAINAMERTAQPLSGLKLALQCGGSDGYSGISANPALGLASDLLVQHGGTAVLSETPEIYGAEHLLTRRATSPAVAQKLMDRIDWWQGYTERHGAELNNNPSHGNKAGGLTTILEKSLGAVAKGGTMPLEAVYEYAEPIDRTGFVFMDTPGYDPVAVTGQVAGGCNMIVFTTGRGSVSGFKPAPCIKVATNTAMFEHMDEDMDINTGGIVTGDDTIEAAGHRIFERVIAVASGEKTMSETYDYGDNEFVPWQLGAVT, encoded by the coding sequence ATGTCTGCCATTACAGCGTCCCTGCCTGCCATCCGTCTCAATGCGAAAGACAATGTGGCAGTCGCGAGATCGGCCATCACCGCCGGCGAGAACGCAGGCGGCCTGCTCGCTACGACGGAGGTCCCGGCTGGACACAAGCTGGCCCTCGGACCCATCGCCAAAGGCAGCGACGTCGTGAAGTACGGTCAGGTGATCGGCTTCGCAACGCGGGACATCCTCTCCGGGGAGCACGTCCATCTCCAGAACATGGCGATGCACGACAGTGCCGTCGTTCACCAGTTCGCCGCCGACGCCCAACCCACCCCACTCCTGCCGGTATCCGAGCGGCGCACCTTCATGGGCTACAAGCGCTCGGACGGTCAGGTCGGCACGCGCAACTACATCGGCATCATCTCGTCGGTGAATTGCTCGGCTACGGTCTCAAAGGCCATCGCCGACCACTACAACCGCGGTGGCGGGCTTGCGGGTTTTTCGAACGTCGACGGCGTCGTCGCGCTCACGCACGGCACCGGATGCGCCATCAACATGAAGACGGAGGGCTACCTCTACCTAACCCGCGTCCTCAGCGGCTATGCGCGCAACCCGAACTTCGCCGGCATCCTGATGATTGGGCTCGGCTGCGAGACGAACCAGATCAGCTTCATCACCGAGAAGTACGGCCTCGAGGAAGGACCGTTCCTCAGGACGATGACGATCCAGAATCTCGGCGGTACCCGCAAGACCGTGGAGGCCGCGTCCGCGATCATCGACGGGATGCTACCTGCCATCAACGCCATGGAGCGGACCGCGCAGCCGCTCTCCGGCCTGAAGCTGGCGTTGCAATGTGGAGGGTCGGACGGCTACTCCGGAATCTCAGCCAACCCCGCGCTTGGCCTCGCCTCGGACCTGCTCGTCCAGCACGGCGGCACGGCTGTTCTGTCCGAGACCCCGGAGATCTACGGTGCCGAGCACCTGCTGACACGCCGGGCGACCTCGCCTGCCGTCGCGCAGAAGCTTATGGACCGAATTGACTGGTGGCAGGGCTACACAGAGCGCCACGGCGCCGAACTGAACAACAATCCCTCGCATGGCAACAAGGCGGGCGGCTTGACGACGATCTTGGAGAAGTCGCTCGGCGCCGTCGCCAAGGGTGGAACCATGCCGCTGGAAGCCGTCTACGAGTACGCCGAGCCGATCGACAGGACGGGCTTCGTGTTCATGGACACGCCCGGCTACGACCCGGTCGCGGTGACCGGCCAGGTGGCGGGCGGCTGCAACATGATCGTATTCACCACGGGGCGCGGCTCGGTTTCCGGCTTCAAGCCCGCGCCTTGCATCAAGGTGGCGACCAACACCGCCATGTTCGAGCATATGGATGAGGACATGGACATCAACACTGGCGGCATCGTTACGGGCGACGACACGATCGAGGCGGCGGGGCACCGGATCTTCGAGAGGGTGATCGCCGTGGCGTCCGGCGAGAAAACCATGAGCGAGACCTACGACTACGGGGACAATGAGTTCGTGCCCTGGCAGCTCGGCGCGGTCACCTGA